The proteins below come from a single Malus sylvestris chromosome 3, drMalSylv7.2, whole genome shotgun sequence genomic window:
- the LOC126614755 gene encoding xanthine dehydrogenase 1-like isoform X1, translated as MGSLKKEEEELEQSGEESKETILYVNGVRRVLPDGLAHLTLLEYLRDLGLTGTKLGCGEGGCGACTVMVSHYNKELKKSFHYAVNACLAPLYSVEGMQVITVEGLGSHKKGLHPIQESLARSHGSQCGFCTPGFIMSIYALLRSSQKPPSEGEIEESLAGNLCRCTGYRPIVDAFRVFAKTNDAPYVNTSPLSSEGGEFVCPSTGKPCSCGLKSESSCTTHESGTHDERYAPVSYSEIDGSTYTDKEFIFPPELLLRKWTYLSLTGFSGLKWFRPLRLKQVLELKEKYPDAKLLVGNTEVGIETRLKKLQYQVLISVTHVPELSKLTVKDDGIEIGSAVRLSELLKVLRMVIKERAAHETSACKAFVEQLKWFAGVQIRNVACVGGNICTASPISDLNPLWMASRAKFQIIDSKGNIRTMQAENFFLGYRKVDLASGEILLSVFLPWTRSFEYVKEYKQAHRRDDDIAIVNAGIRVHLEDRGGWVVSDASIVYGGVAPVSLAATRTKDFLIGKRWNQDMLQGALKVLQKDVLLKDDAPGGMVEFRKSLTVSFFFKFFLWVSHQMEGKQCIKVSVPLSHLSAVQSFHRPPVIGAQDYEVIKRGTAVGSPEVHLSARLQVTGEAEYADDTPLPPNGLHAALILSRKPHARILSIDDSGAKLSSGFAGIYLAKDVPADNNVGPIIEDEELFASEFVTCVGQVIGVVVADTHENAKLAATKVHVEYEELPAIVSIQDAIEAKSFHPDTKRCLRKGDVDLCFQSSQCDNVIEGEVRVGGQEHFYLEPNSSVVWTMDGGNEVHMVSSTQAPQKHQKYVAHVLGLPMSKVVCKTKRIGGGFGGKETRSAVVAAAAAVPSYLLNRPVKITLDRDTDMMITGQRHSFLGKYKVGFTNEGKVLALDLEIYNNAGNSLDLSLPILERAMFQSDNVYEIPNVRIVGRVCFTNITSNTAFRGFGGPQGMIIVENWIQRIAAELKKSPEEIKEINFQGEGSILHYGQQLKHCTLGPVWNQLKLSCDFSKARYEVDQFNIQNRWRKRGIAMVPTKFGIAFTLKLMNQAGALVHVYTDGTVLVTHGGVEMGQGLHTKVAQVAASAFSIPLSSVFISETSTDKVPNASATAASASSDMYGAAVLDACEKIKARMKPIASQQNFSSFAELASACYVERIDLSAHGFYITPDIDFDWTTGKGNPFSYFTYGAAFAEVEIDTLTGDFHTRAANIFLDLGYSLNPAIDVGQIEGAFVQGLGWVALEELKRGDPAHKWISPGCLYTSGPGSYKIPSINDVPFKFSVSLLKGHPNVKAIHSSKAVGEPPFFLASAVFFAIKDAIIAARAEVGSNDWFPLDNPATPERIRMACLDEIIEPFVSTDFRAKLSV; from the exons atgggatcgttgaagaaggaagaggaggagctGGAACAATCGGGGGAGGAGTCAAAAGAGACCATACTATATGTCAATGGAGTTCGTAGAGTTTTGCCTGATGGGTTGGCCCACTTGACCCTTCTCGAGTACCTCAGAG ATTTAGGTTTGACAGGGACAAAGCTTGGATGTGGTGAAGGTGGTTGCGGTGCTTGCACTGTTATGGTTTCTCATTACAACAAAGAACTGAAGAAAAGTTT CCACTATGCTGTCAATGCATGCTTGGCTCCTTTGTACTCTGTAGAAGGGATGCAGGTAATTACAGTGGAAGGACTAGGGAGCCACAAAAAGGGCTTGCACCCAATTCAA GAATCGTTGGCACGATCTCATGGTTCACAATGTGGATTTTGCACCCCCGGTTTTATTATGTCCATCTACGCCTTGTTAAGATCAAGTCAGAAACCCCCTAGTGAGGGGGAGATTGAAGAAAGTCTTGCAGGAAATTTGTGTAGATGCACAGGTTACAGACCAATTGTTGATGCTTTTCGTGTCTTTGCCAAAACGAATGATGCACCATACGTTAATACATCTCCACTAAGCTCTGAAGGAGGTGAGTTTGTGTGCCCTTCGACTGGAAAGCCCTGTTCATGTGGATTGAAAAGTGAAAGTTCATGCACCACTCATGAAAGTGGTACTCATGATGAGAGGTATGCACCTGTCTCGTACAGTGAAATTGATGGAAGCACGTACACAGACAAGGAGTTTATTTTTCCTCCTGAGCTATTATTGAGAAAATGGACTTATTTAAGTTTGACTGGTTTTAGTGGATTAAAGTGGTTCCGACCCTTGAGGCTTAAACAAGTGCtagaattgaaggaaaaatatCCAGATGCAAAATTATTGGTAGGCAATACTGAGGTGGGAATTGAAACGAGGTTGAAGAAACTTCAATATCAGGTTTTGATTTCCGTTACGCATGTACCTGAACTCAGTAAATTGACTGTGAAGGATGATGGCATAGAGATAGGTTCAGCAGTAAGACTTTCTGAACTACTTAAAGTTTTAAGAATGGTCATAAAAGAACGCGCAGCTCATGAAACTTCTGCTTGTAAGGCCTTCGTTGAACAATTAAAATGGTTTGCTGGGGTGCAAATAAGAAATGTTGCGTGTGTTGGTGGAAATATCTGTACAGCCAGTCCAATATCAGACTTAAACCCTCTTTGGATGGCCTCTAGAGCGAAATTTCAGATCATTGATTCCAAAGGGAATATTAGAACGATGCAGGCAGAAAACTTTTTCCTGGGTTACCGAAAGGTGGATCTGGCAAGTGGTGAAATTTTACTCTCTGTATTTTTACCTTGGACTAGATCTTTCGAGTATGTGAAAGAGTATAAGCAAGCTCACAGAAGGGATGATGATATTGCAATTGTGAATGCTGGGATTCGTGTTCATCTTGAGGACAGAGGTGGCTGGGTTGTGTCTGATGCATCCATTGTTTATGGTGGAGTTGCTCCAGTCTCTCTTGCTGCAACAAGAACGAAAGATTTTCTCATTGGAAAGAGATGGAACCAGGACATGTTGCAGGGTGCCTTGAAAGTCCTGCAAAAAGATGTATTGCTCAAGGATGACGCTCCTGGTGGGATGGTGGAGTTTCGTAAATCTTTGACTGTaagctttttcttcaaattttttctTTGGGTTTCTCATCAAATGGAAGGGAAGCAATGCATTAAAGTGAGTGTACCGTTATCTCATCTTTCTGCTGTACAATCATTTCACCGGCCACCTGTTATAGGAGCTCAAGACTACGAAGTTATAAAACGTGGGACAGCAGTTGGGTCTCCCGAAGTTCATTTATCAGCAAGACTTCAG GTTACAGGAGAGGCGGAATATGCCGATGACACACCACTGCCTCCTAATGGTTTACACGCTGCTTTAATACTCAGCAGAAAGCCTCATGCTCGTATACTTTCAATCGATGATTCTGGAGCCAAGTTATCATCTGGGTTTGCAGGCATATATTTAGCAAAGGACGTTCCAGCTGATAATAATGTTGGACCAATTATTGAAGACGAGGAACTATTTGCTTCGGAATTTGTCACTTGTGTAGGTCAG GTTATAGGAGTGGTAGTTGCTGATACACATGAAAATGCAAAACTAGCAGCAACGAAGGTTCATGTTGAGTATGAAGAGCTCCCAGCCATCGTATCAATACAGGATGCCATCGAAGCCAAAAGTTTCCATCCTGATACGAAGAGGTGTTTAAGGAAAGGGGATGTGGACCTCTGCTTTCAATCAAGTCAATGTGACAACGTCATAGAGGGGGAAGTTCGAGTAGGCGGACAGGAGCACTTCTATTTGGAGCCAAATAGCAGTGTGGTATGGACAATGGATGGTGGCAATGAAGTTCATATGGTCTCATCCACTCAG GCCCCTCAGAAGCACCAGAAATACGTTGCTCATGTTCTTGGTCTTCCAATGTCGAAAGTTGTTTGTAAAACTAAGCGCATTGGCGGGGGTTTTGGCGGCAAGGAGACTAGGTCAGCTGTCGTTGCTGCTGCAGCCGCTGTTCCATCATATCTGTTAAATCGTCCAGTTAAAATTACACTAGACCGTGATACAGACATGATGATAACTGGCCAACGCCATAGCTTTCTTGGAAAGTACAAG GTTGGATTTACAAATGAGGGTAAGGTGTTGGCACTGGATCTTGAAATCTACAATAATGCTGGAAATTCACTAGATTTGTCTCTTCCCATACTTGAACGTGCTATGTTTCAGTCAGATAACGTCTATGAGATTCCAAATGTGAGGATTGTGGGAAGGGTTTGCTTCACTAACATTACAAGTAACACTGCTTTTCGAGGATTTGGTGGTCCTCAAGGTATGATTATTGTGGAAAATTGGATTCAGAGGATTGCTGCAGAACTCAAAAAAAGCCCAGAGGAGATAAAA GAAATTAATTTTCAAGGTGAAGGATCAATATTGCATTATGGTCAACAACTTAAACACTGCACATTGGGTCCTGTGTGGAATCAACTGAAGTTATCTTGCGACTTTTCGAAGGCTCGCTACGAAGTTGACCAATTTAATATTCAAAATCGGTGGCGGAAGCGTGGTATTGCCATGGTTCCAACAAAATTTGGCATAGCCTTTACGTTAAAGCTTATGAACCAG GCAGGTGCTCTCGTTCATGTCTACACAGATGGAACTGTTTTAGTCACACATGGAGGTGTTGAGATGGGGCAAGGTTTACACACTAAAGTTGCTCAGGTCGCTGCTTCCGCCTTCAGTATCCCTCTCAGTTCTGTCTTTATTTCAGAGACAAGTACCGACAAG GTTCCTAATGCATCGGCAACAGCAGCTTCTGCGAGTTCTGACATGTATGGAGCTGCAGTTCTGGATGCATGTGAGAAAATTAAGGCACGTATGAAGCCTATTGCTTCACAGCAAAATTTCAGTTCTTTTGCCGAG CTGGCAAGTGCATGCTATGTTGAACGGATAGATCTTTCTGCTCACGGGTTTTACATTACACCGGACATTGACTTTGATTGGACAACTGGTAAAGGGAACCCATTCAGCTACTTCACCTATGGGGCTGCTTTTGCTGAGGTTGAAATTGATACATTGACTGGAGATTTTCACACTAGGGCGGCTAACATATTCTTGGATCTTGGTTACTCTCTCAACCCCGCAATTGATGTCGGGCAG ATTGAAGGAGCATTTGTACAAGGTTTGGGATGGGTAGCTCTAGAAGAACTAAAGCGGGGCGATCCTGCTCATAAATGGATCTCGCCTGGTTGCCTCTACACATCTGGGCCTGGAAGTTACAAGATTCCTTCCATAAATGATGTCCCCTTCAAATTCAGCGTTTCACTTCTGAAG GGCCATCCAAATGTGAAGGCCATCCACTCATCTAAAGCTGTTGGTGAGCCACCATTTTTCTTGGCATCAGCCGTCTTTTTTGCCATCAAGGACGCCATTATAGCTGCAAGAGCAGAAGTAGGGTCTAATGACTGGTTTCCACTTGATAATCCCGCGACACCTGAACGGATACGTATGGCTTGCTTAGACGAAATTATAGAACCATTTGTAAGCACAGATTTCCGCGCCAAGCTTAGCGTTTGA
- the LOC126617080 gene encoding uncharacterized protein LOC126617080 — MRGGGRFSGGPRFQRQRDSGGAGGSSAPWCHRCNFRHHGECRRGGGACYTCGQMGHRASHCPQGQRRPQQTIMPPPAPIQQSFGPGSYGQSGRGGAYHYQEDAAPYAYGPYQYPHEPYSQTGYSQDFGGYSSYSSMPAGGSQWHQGGQPR; from the coding sequence ATGAGAGGTGGTGGAAGATTTTCTGGTGGACCCAGATTCCAGAGGCAGAGGGATTCcggtggtgctggtggttctAGTGCTCCGTGGTGTCACCGTTGTAATTTTCGTCATCATGGTGAGTGCAGAAGAGGTGGTGGTGCTTGTTATACTTGTGGGCAAATGGGACATCGGGCTTCTCACTGTCCCCAGGGTCAGCGGAGACCTCAGCAGACCATtatgccacctccagcgccGATTCAGCAGAGTTTTGGACCAGGCAGTTATGGCCAGTcgggtcgtggtggtgcttaccactacCAGGAAGATGCTGCTCCTTATGCTTATGGACCTTATCAGTATCCCCATGAGCCTTATTCTCAGACGGGGTATTCCCAGGACTTTGGGGGctattcttcttattcttccatgccagctggtggatctcagtggcatCAGGGAGGTCAGCCCCGTTAG
- the LOC126614755 gene encoding xanthine dehydrogenase 1-like isoform X2, with amino-acid sequence MGSLKKEEEELEQSGEESKETILYVNGVRRVLPDGLAHLTLLEYLRDLGLTGTKLGCGEGGCGACTVMVSHYNKELKKSFHYAVNACLAPLYSVEGMQESLARSHGSQCGFCTPGFIMSIYALLRSSQKPPSEGEIEESLAGNLCRCTGYRPIVDAFRVFAKTNDAPYVNTSPLSSEGGEFVCPSTGKPCSCGLKSESSCTTHESGTHDERYAPVSYSEIDGSTYTDKEFIFPPELLLRKWTYLSLTGFSGLKWFRPLRLKQVLELKEKYPDAKLLVGNTEVGIETRLKKLQYQVLISVTHVPELSKLTVKDDGIEIGSAVRLSELLKVLRMVIKERAAHETSACKAFVEQLKWFAGVQIRNVACVGGNICTASPISDLNPLWMASRAKFQIIDSKGNIRTMQAENFFLGYRKVDLASGEILLSVFLPWTRSFEYVKEYKQAHRRDDDIAIVNAGIRVHLEDRGGWVVSDASIVYGGVAPVSLAATRTKDFLIGKRWNQDMLQGALKVLQKDVLLKDDAPGGMVEFRKSLTVSFFFKFFLWVSHQMEGKQCIKVSVPLSHLSAVQSFHRPPVIGAQDYEVIKRGTAVGSPEVHLSARLQVTGEAEYADDTPLPPNGLHAALILSRKPHARILSIDDSGAKLSSGFAGIYLAKDVPADNNVGPIIEDEELFASEFVTCVGQVIGVVVADTHENAKLAATKVHVEYEELPAIVSIQDAIEAKSFHPDTKRCLRKGDVDLCFQSSQCDNVIEGEVRVGGQEHFYLEPNSSVVWTMDGGNEVHMVSSTQAPQKHQKYVAHVLGLPMSKVVCKTKRIGGGFGGKETRSAVVAAAAAVPSYLLNRPVKITLDRDTDMMITGQRHSFLGKYKVGFTNEGKVLALDLEIYNNAGNSLDLSLPILERAMFQSDNVYEIPNVRIVGRVCFTNITSNTAFRGFGGPQGMIIVENWIQRIAAELKKSPEEIKEINFQGEGSILHYGQQLKHCTLGPVWNQLKLSCDFSKARYEVDQFNIQNRWRKRGIAMVPTKFGIAFTLKLMNQAGALVHVYTDGTVLVTHGGVEMGQGLHTKVAQVAASAFSIPLSSVFISETSTDKVPNASATAASASSDMYGAAVLDACEKIKARMKPIASQQNFSSFAELASACYVERIDLSAHGFYITPDIDFDWTTGKGNPFSYFTYGAAFAEVEIDTLTGDFHTRAANIFLDLGYSLNPAIDVGQIEGAFVQGLGWVALEELKRGDPAHKWISPGCLYTSGPGSYKIPSINDVPFKFSVSLLKGHPNVKAIHSSKAVGEPPFFLASAVFFAIKDAIIAARAEVGSNDWFPLDNPATPERIRMACLDEIIEPFVSTDFRAKLSV; translated from the exons atgggatcgttgaagaaggaagaggaggagctGGAACAATCGGGGGAGGAGTCAAAAGAGACCATACTATATGTCAATGGAGTTCGTAGAGTTTTGCCTGATGGGTTGGCCCACTTGACCCTTCTCGAGTACCTCAGAG ATTTAGGTTTGACAGGGACAAAGCTTGGATGTGGTGAAGGTGGTTGCGGTGCTTGCACTGTTATGGTTTCTCATTACAACAAAGAACTGAAGAAAAGTTT CCACTATGCTGTCAATGCATGCTTGGCTCCTTTGTACTCTGTAGAAGGGATGCAG GAATCGTTGGCACGATCTCATGGTTCACAATGTGGATTTTGCACCCCCGGTTTTATTATGTCCATCTACGCCTTGTTAAGATCAAGTCAGAAACCCCCTAGTGAGGGGGAGATTGAAGAAAGTCTTGCAGGAAATTTGTGTAGATGCACAGGTTACAGACCAATTGTTGATGCTTTTCGTGTCTTTGCCAAAACGAATGATGCACCATACGTTAATACATCTCCACTAAGCTCTGAAGGAGGTGAGTTTGTGTGCCCTTCGACTGGAAAGCCCTGTTCATGTGGATTGAAAAGTGAAAGTTCATGCACCACTCATGAAAGTGGTACTCATGATGAGAGGTATGCACCTGTCTCGTACAGTGAAATTGATGGAAGCACGTACACAGACAAGGAGTTTATTTTTCCTCCTGAGCTATTATTGAGAAAATGGACTTATTTAAGTTTGACTGGTTTTAGTGGATTAAAGTGGTTCCGACCCTTGAGGCTTAAACAAGTGCtagaattgaaggaaaaatatCCAGATGCAAAATTATTGGTAGGCAATACTGAGGTGGGAATTGAAACGAGGTTGAAGAAACTTCAATATCAGGTTTTGATTTCCGTTACGCATGTACCTGAACTCAGTAAATTGACTGTGAAGGATGATGGCATAGAGATAGGTTCAGCAGTAAGACTTTCTGAACTACTTAAAGTTTTAAGAATGGTCATAAAAGAACGCGCAGCTCATGAAACTTCTGCTTGTAAGGCCTTCGTTGAACAATTAAAATGGTTTGCTGGGGTGCAAATAAGAAATGTTGCGTGTGTTGGTGGAAATATCTGTACAGCCAGTCCAATATCAGACTTAAACCCTCTTTGGATGGCCTCTAGAGCGAAATTTCAGATCATTGATTCCAAAGGGAATATTAGAACGATGCAGGCAGAAAACTTTTTCCTGGGTTACCGAAAGGTGGATCTGGCAAGTGGTGAAATTTTACTCTCTGTATTTTTACCTTGGACTAGATCTTTCGAGTATGTGAAAGAGTATAAGCAAGCTCACAGAAGGGATGATGATATTGCAATTGTGAATGCTGGGATTCGTGTTCATCTTGAGGACAGAGGTGGCTGGGTTGTGTCTGATGCATCCATTGTTTATGGTGGAGTTGCTCCAGTCTCTCTTGCTGCAACAAGAACGAAAGATTTTCTCATTGGAAAGAGATGGAACCAGGACATGTTGCAGGGTGCCTTGAAAGTCCTGCAAAAAGATGTATTGCTCAAGGATGACGCTCCTGGTGGGATGGTGGAGTTTCGTAAATCTTTGACTGTaagctttttcttcaaattttttctTTGGGTTTCTCATCAAATGGAAGGGAAGCAATGCATTAAAGTGAGTGTACCGTTATCTCATCTTTCTGCTGTACAATCATTTCACCGGCCACCTGTTATAGGAGCTCAAGACTACGAAGTTATAAAACGTGGGACAGCAGTTGGGTCTCCCGAAGTTCATTTATCAGCAAGACTTCAG GTTACAGGAGAGGCGGAATATGCCGATGACACACCACTGCCTCCTAATGGTTTACACGCTGCTTTAATACTCAGCAGAAAGCCTCATGCTCGTATACTTTCAATCGATGATTCTGGAGCCAAGTTATCATCTGGGTTTGCAGGCATATATTTAGCAAAGGACGTTCCAGCTGATAATAATGTTGGACCAATTATTGAAGACGAGGAACTATTTGCTTCGGAATTTGTCACTTGTGTAGGTCAG GTTATAGGAGTGGTAGTTGCTGATACACATGAAAATGCAAAACTAGCAGCAACGAAGGTTCATGTTGAGTATGAAGAGCTCCCAGCCATCGTATCAATACAGGATGCCATCGAAGCCAAAAGTTTCCATCCTGATACGAAGAGGTGTTTAAGGAAAGGGGATGTGGACCTCTGCTTTCAATCAAGTCAATGTGACAACGTCATAGAGGGGGAAGTTCGAGTAGGCGGACAGGAGCACTTCTATTTGGAGCCAAATAGCAGTGTGGTATGGACAATGGATGGTGGCAATGAAGTTCATATGGTCTCATCCACTCAG GCCCCTCAGAAGCACCAGAAATACGTTGCTCATGTTCTTGGTCTTCCAATGTCGAAAGTTGTTTGTAAAACTAAGCGCATTGGCGGGGGTTTTGGCGGCAAGGAGACTAGGTCAGCTGTCGTTGCTGCTGCAGCCGCTGTTCCATCATATCTGTTAAATCGTCCAGTTAAAATTACACTAGACCGTGATACAGACATGATGATAACTGGCCAACGCCATAGCTTTCTTGGAAAGTACAAG GTTGGATTTACAAATGAGGGTAAGGTGTTGGCACTGGATCTTGAAATCTACAATAATGCTGGAAATTCACTAGATTTGTCTCTTCCCATACTTGAACGTGCTATGTTTCAGTCAGATAACGTCTATGAGATTCCAAATGTGAGGATTGTGGGAAGGGTTTGCTTCACTAACATTACAAGTAACACTGCTTTTCGAGGATTTGGTGGTCCTCAAGGTATGATTATTGTGGAAAATTGGATTCAGAGGATTGCTGCAGAACTCAAAAAAAGCCCAGAGGAGATAAAA GAAATTAATTTTCAAGGTGAAGGATCAATATTGCATTATGGTCAACAACTTAAACACTGCACATTGGGTCCTGTGTGGAATCAACTGAAGTTATCTTGCGACTTTTCGAAGGCTCGCTACGAAGTTGACCAATTTAATATTCAAAATCGGTGGCGGAAGCGTGGTATTGCCATGGTTCCAACAAAATTTGGCATAGCCTTTACGTTAAAGCTTATGAACCAG GCAGGTGCTCTCGTTCATGTCTACACAGATGGAACTGTTTTAGTCACACATGGAGGTGTTGAGATGGGGCAAGGTTTACACACTAAAGTTGCTCAGGTCGCTGCTTCCGCCTTCAGTATCCCTCTCAGTTCTGTCTTTATTTCAGAGACAAGTACCGACAAG GTTCCTAATGCATCGGCAACAGCAGCTTCTGCGAGTTCTGACATGTATGGAGCTGCAGTTCTGGATGCATGTGAGAAAATTAAGGCACGTATGAAGCCTATTGCTTCACAGCAAAATTTCAGTTCTTTTGCCGAG CTGGCAAGTGCATGCTATGTTGAACGGATAGATCTTTCTGCTCACGGGTTTTACATTACACCGGACATTGACTTTGATTGGACAACTGGTAAAGGGAACCCATTCAGCTACTTCACCTATGGGGCTGCTTTTGCTGAGGTTGAAATTGATACATTGACTGGAGATTTTCACACTAGGGCGGCTAACATATTCTTGGATCTTGGTTACTCTCTCAACCCCGCAATTGATGTCGGGCAG ATTGAAGGAGCATTTGTACAAGGTTTGGGATGGGTAGCTCTAGAAGAACTAAAGCGGGGCGATCCTGCTCATAAATGGATCTCGCCTGGTTGCCTCTACACATCTGGGCCTGGAAGTTACAAGATTCCTTCCATAAATGATGTCCCCTTCAAATTCAGCGTTTCACTTCTGAAG GGCCATCCAAATGTGAAGGCCATCCACTCATCTAAAGCTGTTGGTGAGCCACCATTTTTCTTGGCATCAGCCGTCTTTTTTGCCATCAAGGACGCCATTATAGCTGCAAGAGCAGAAGTAGGGTCTAATGACTGGTTTCCACTTGATAATCCCGCGACACCTGAACGGATACGTATGGCTTGCTTAGACGAAATTATAGAACCATTTGTAAGCACAGATTTCCGCGCCAAGCTTAGCGTTTGA